CGCCGCCGAAGCCCTCGGAGGAGGTGCTGAACGTGCGGGGCGTCCCGCCGCGCTGTCCGCTCGAGGCGGCTCCGTCGCGACGACCCGACGCGGCGCCCTCGCGGCGACCGCCGACGGGCGCGCCGTCACGGGTCGCGCGCTTGCGCTGGGCGTTCGCGCCCTGCGAGCGTCCGGCGCCGTTCGCGCGGCCGCCCTGCGACTGGCGCTGGGTGGACTCGCGCACCGACTTCGTCTCGCGCGGTGCGGGCTTGACGTACGCCGCGACGGCGCCCGTCAGCTCGGCCACGGCGGGGGAGGACTCGGTGACCTGCTGCGGGGTGACGTGGATGTCGGCCTTGCGCATCAGGAGCTGCACGTCCTTGCGCTGAGCCGGCAGCATGATCGTGACGACGTCGCCCGCGGAGCCCGCGCGCGCCGTGCGGCCCGAGCGGTGCAGGTACGCCTTGTGCTCGGCCGGCGGGTCGACGTGGATCACGAGCTCGATGTCGTCGACGTGCACGCCGCGCGCCGCGACGTCGGTGGCCACGAGGACCTTGACGTCGCCCGCGGAGAACGCGGCCAGGTTGCGGTCGCGGGCCACCTGCGAGAGGTTGCCGTGCAGGTCCACCGACGGGATGCCCGCGTCGGTGAGCTGCTTCGCGAGCTTCTTGGCGTGGTGCTTGGTGCGCATGAAGAGGATGCGGCGGCCGCTGCCGCCCGCGAGCTTCTGCACGAGGAGGCGCTTGGCCTCGACGTCGGACGCCTCGAACACGTGGTGCGTCATGGCGGCGACGGGCGAGTTCGCCTCGTCGACGGAGTGCAGCACCTGGTCGTGCAGGTAACGGCGGACGAGCTTGTCCACGCCGTTGTCGAGCGTGGCGGAGAACAGCATGCGCTGGCCGGTGTTCGGGGTCTTGTCGAGGATCCGCGTGACGACGGGCAGGAAGCCCAGGTCGGCCATGTGGTCGGCCTCGTCGAGGACGGTGATCTCCACGGCGTCGAGGTTCACGAAGCCCTGCTTCATGAGGTCCTCGAGGCGGCCGGGGCAGGCCACGACCACGTCGACGCCGGCCTTGAGGGCCGCGACCTGGCGCTGCTGCGAGACGCCGCCGAAGATCGTCGTGGTGGTGAGGTTGTAGGCCTCGGCGAGCGGCGCCATGGCGGCGGTGATCTGCGTGGCGAGCTCGCGGGTCGGCGCGAGGATGAGGCCGAGCGGGCGGCCCGGACGACGACGGCCGCCGGCGAGGCCGCCGCCGAGGCGCGCGATCATCGGGATGGCGAACGCGAGCGTCTTGCCGGAGCCGGTCTTGCCGCGGCCGAGCACGTCGCGGCCGTTCAGGGTGTCGGGCAGCGTGTCCACCTGGATGGGGAACGGCGTCGTGATGCCGTTCGCCGTGAGGGCGGAGACGAGGGGTGCGGGCACGCCGAGCGCGCCGAAGGTGTCAGTGGTCATGCGGGGGAGTTGCCTTCCAGGCAGGGGTCCGCCCCGGTGTGCGTTCTCGGGGATGTGCGACTACGCACGGAAGCGGAGGATGGCGAAGGCGC
The nucleotide sequence above comes from Clavibacter sp. B3I6. Encoded proteins:
- a CDS encoding DEAD/DEAH box helicase, whose product is MTTDTFGALGVPAPLVSALTANGITTPFPIQVDTLPDTLNGRDVLGRGKTGSGKTLAFAIPMIARLGGGLAGGRRRPGRPLGLILAPTRELATQITAAMAPLAEAYNLTTTTIFGGVSQQRQVAALKAGVDVVVACPGRLEDLMKQGFVNLDAVEITVLDEADHMADLGFLPVVTRILDKTPNTGQRMLFSATLDNGVDKLVRRYLHDQVLHSVDEANSPVAAMTHHVFEASDVEAKRLLVQKLAGGSGRRILFMRTKHHAKKLAKQLTDAGIPSVDLHGNLSQVARDRNLAAFSAGDVKVLVATDVAARGVHVDDIELVIHVDPPAEHKAYLHRSGRTARAGSAGDVVTIMLPAQRKDVQLLMRKADIHVTPQQVTESSPAVAELTGAVAAYVKPAPRETKSVRESTQRQSQGGRANGAGRSQGANAQRKRATRDGAPVGGRREGAASGRRDGAASSGQRGGTPRTFSTSSEGFGGGSSAAPSRPRQERPAASGGAAAGGRARTHRRVSSGR